In Comamonas koreensis, the genomic stretch TGCCCAGCCCCAAGAACCCGCCCAGTGGTTGCGTCTTTCGTACCCGTTGCCCGCAGGCCGAGGCGCGCTGCGCCCAGGCTGACATGCAGCTGCGCCCCGTGGCCGATGGCCATCTGCAGGCCTGCTGGAAAGTCCAAGATTGAGAGAGTGAACCATGCAACCCGATTTTTTGATTGACGCGCGCAGCAAGAGCTACCCGCTGGCCGCTGCCCCCACCCAGGCCTCCAACCTGGCCGCACGCGGCTGGAATGTGCTGCGCGATGACCTGCCGTACCCGCTGGCCGTCATCCGCCAGTCGGCGCTGGCCCACAACGCCCGCTGGATGCAGGACTATGCAGCGCGCCGCCAGATCCAGTTTGCGCCGCACGGCAAGACCACCATGTCGCCCCAGCTGTTTGATCTGCAGCTGAAGGGCGGCGCCTGGGGCCTGACCTTTGCGACCATCTTTCAGCTGGCGGTCGGCGTGGAAGCCGGTGCACGCCGCGCCATCATTGCCAACCAGGTGGTGGCGCCTGCTGATCTGGATGGGCTGGACGCGTTGCTGAGCCTGCATGCCGATCTGCGCGTCTGGTTCCTGGTCGACTCGATCAGCCAGCTGCGCTGCATCGAGGACTGGAGCCGCGCACGCAACAGCGCCCGCCGCTTTGATGTGCTGATCGAGGTCGGCATTCCTGGCCAGCGCACCGGTGTGCGCAGCCAGGAAGACGCGCTGGCGCTGGCCCAGGCCATCCATGCCAGCAGCAGTGCCCAGCTGGGCGGCATCGAATGCTATGAAGGGGGCCTGACCCAGTGCGACAGCGCGCATGACATCCCCGCCGTGGCCGAGCTGGTGCGCCGCGTGGTCGAGATTGCCAAGGCTTGCGATGCCCAGGGCCTGCTGCCTGAGGAGGCGCCGATTCTGAGTGCCGGCGGCTCGGCCATTTTTGACCTGGTGGTGCCGCTGCTGCAGGGCGCGGGCTTGTCGCGTGCTTTTACCGGCGTGCTGCGCTCGGGCTGCTACATCACGCATGACCATGGCAACTACCGGCGCCTGCTCAAGCTCGTCGAACAGCGCGAAGGCGTGGATACATCGCTGCAGGCCGCGCTCGAGGTCTGGGCCATGGTGCAGTCTGTGCCTGAGCCGAGCCTGGCCTTGCTCACCTGCGGCCGCCGCGATATCTCCTACGACCTGGAGATGCCCTCCGTGCAGCGCCATGCGCCGCGCGGCAGCCAAGAGGCGCAGACCGCCCCTGCCGGCTGGACCATCTCGGCCCTGAACGACCAGCATGCCTATCTGCGCTTTGACCCGGCGCAGGGCGCGCCGGCCGTCGGTGACCGCATTGCGCTGGGCATCTCCCACCCTTGCACCACGTTTGACAAGTGGCGTTGGATCCCGGTGGTGGACGATGCCTGGAACCTGGTCGATGCGATCGAGACAAGGTTCTGAAATGGCCAGCCTGAAAACAGCGCTGAGCCTGCAGGTGCTGCAGCAGCAGCAGGCCGCGCTGCCGCTGGCCCAGCGCCAGGTGATCGATGTGATCCTGCGCGACCCCGGCGCTGCGGTGCTGGCCACCGTCGAGCAGCTGGCGCTGCAGGCGAATGTGTCCATGCCGACGATCGTGCGCATGTGCCGCCGCTTTGGCTATGCCTCGGTGCGCGAGTTCATGGTGGCGCTGGCGCAGACCTTGGCGGTGTCGGGCTCGCACCTGCACCGCAGCGTGCAGCAGGACGACTCCACCGCCGAGGTGGTCAGCAAGATCGTGCATGCGGCAGCCGGCGCGATTGCCAACCTGGGCCAGCGCCTGGATGCAGCGCTGATCGACGAGGTGGCCAGCAAGATGGCCAAGGCCTCGCGCATCGATTGCTATTCGGTCGGGGCGGCTTCGTCCTTTATGGCGCAGGAGCTGCAAAGCCGCTTGTTCCGCCTGGGCCTCACGTCCAACGCCATCTTTGATGCGCACCAGCAGCTGGTGTCGGCCTCGACCCTGGGCAAAAACGGCGTGGCCTTTGTGATCTCGCATGTGGGGCGCATGCCCTACACCTTGGAGGCGGCGCAGTTTGCCAAGCAGCAGGGCGCCACCGTCGTGGCGCTGACCCAGCCGGACACGCCGCTGGCCGAGATGGCCGACCATGTGCTGGCGGTGACCGTGCCCCAGGACGCGGTGATGCGCGTGGGCACCGAGGCCTACCTGGCGCACCTGGTGGTGATCGAAATCATGATGGTGCGCCTGGCGCAGATTCTGGGGCCACGCGTGGTCACCGGCATGCAGCAGTACAAGCGGCTGCTGGAGACCCATGGCTTTGACAGTTATGAATACATGGGCTTTCAGCAGCCCGCGCAGCAGCGCAAAGGGGGCCCCGTGCCGGATGCAGCAGCCCCCAGCCAGCAACAAGGCAAAACCGCCGGCTGATGGCAGCCGGCAGCAGCGCCTGGAGATACAACAATGGAACGCAGAGTGTGGTTGAGCAATGGCACGGTGGTGGATGGCACCGGCCTGTCGGAGTTTGTCGGGGATGTCTGGCTGCAGGGCGGGCGCATCGTTGGCGTGTTTGCCCGCGATGGCGCGGTGGATGCCGCCCAGCAGGCCGCGTTGGATGGCTGGAAGGCGCAGGACCCGCTGCAGATCGATTGCACGGCCAAGGTGATCGCCCCGGGCTTTATCGATGTACACACCCATGACGATGCCGCTGCGCTGAACAGCCCGGCCATGCTGCCCAAGCTCTCGCAAGGGGTGACCACGGTGATCGCCGGCAACTGCGGCATCTCGCTGGCGCCGGTGGTCACGGCGCACCCGCCCGCGCCGTTGTCGCTGCTGGGCGACCAGCAGTTCCGCTTTGGCAGCATGCGGGACTACGCAGCCGCCGTCGATGCGGCGCAGCCCTCGATCAATATTGCGGCGCTCCTGGGCCACACCTCGCTGCGCATCAAGCACATGGCCGATCTGAGCCGCCCGGCCAATGCCACCGAGCGCGAAGCGATGGCCCAGGACATGCACGAGGCCATGCAGGCCGGCGCGCTGGGCCTGTCCAGCGGCATCTTCTACCGCGAGGCCTACGCCGCCGACATGCAGGAGCTGGTGGCCGTGGCCACCGTGGCAGCCCGGCATGGCGGCGTCTATGCCACCCATATCCGCGACGAGCTCGAAGGCATTCTGGAGGCCATGCTGGAAGCGGCTGGCACCGCCCAGCAATCGGGCCTGCCGCTGGTGCTGTCGCACCACAAATGCGCGGGCTCGGCCAACTGGGGCCGCACCCTGCAGACCTTGCCGCTGGTCGACAAACTGGCCCAGCAGCAAGAGCTGGCTATGGACGTCTATCCCTACACCGCAGGGTCGACGGTGCTGCGCGAGGACCTGGTCGATGGCGTCATCGATATCCTGATCACCCGCAGCGAGCCCCACCCCGAGGTGGGCGGTCGCTACCTGCGCGATATTGCGGCCGATTGGGGCATCAGCGAATACGACGCCTGCGTGCGCCTCAAGCCCGGCAATGCCTGCTATTTCCAGATGCGCGAAGACGATGTGGAGCGGGTCATCCGCCACCCGCTGGCCATGATCGGCTCGGACGGCCTGCCCAACGACGAGCGCCCCCACCCCCGGCTCTGGGGCGCCTTCCCCCGCGTGCTGGCCATGTACTGGCGCGACAAGGGTGTGCTGAGCCTCGCCCAGGCGGTGCACAAGATGACGGGCATGTCGGCCCAGCGCTTTCGCATGGCCGACCGTGGCCTGCTGGCCGCCGGCAAGGCCGCCGATGTGGTTGTGTTTGACCCCGCCCGTATCCAGGACCAGGCCACCTTCGAGAACCCCAAGCAGCGCAGCGTGGGCGTGGAAGCCGTCTGGGTCAATGGCGTGCTTAGTTACACGGAAGAGGCGGGTGCTTTGCCTGCGCGGGCTGGGCGCTTTGTGCGGCGGGTGGTGCCGGCTTAGATTTCCACTTGGGTATCGTCCTGTGACTGACCGGCTGCCGCATAGTGCAGCCGGTAATCGCTCTGCACAAAGCCAAAGTCATAGCTGCGCGTCTGCAGATGCTGGGCAGCCACGGTGCTGCAGCCATCCGCCAGCGGGCCGAACAGCGGCAGGCCGCTGCCCAGCAGCACGGGGATGCGGGTGATCGTGATCGCGTCGAGCAGTTGCGCGTTGATAAAGGACTGGATCAGCTGTCCGCCATCGACATAGGCGGCGCGCACGCCGCTGGCGGCCAGATGGGCGCTGAGGGCGGGCAGGCTGCCCTTCCACAGCTGGGCGGTGGCGGGCGCGCCAGCGGGCAGGGCGTTCCACTGGCGGGAGAGCACATAGACCGGCTTGTCATACGGCCAGGCGCCAAACGACAGCACCGTCTCAAAGGTTTTGCGCCCCATCAGGATCACATCGACACCGGCCATGTACTGCGCATAGCCGCAGTCTTCCCCTTCAGGCACGGTGGCATTGGCGGCATTGAGCCAGTCCAGGCTGCCATCGGTTTTGGCGATAAAACCGTCCAGGCTGGTGGCGATAAAGCTGCTGCATTGCATGGGGATGTCCTGGTGAAAATCATGGGCCAAGCCTTGAATTCTAAGTAGAGGGCGAAGGTCTGGTGGGTTAAATACCTGTTTTTTTCACAGTGCTCATTGCCTGCGTTTAAGAATTCGATTTGTATATCAAACCATCCACATAAAACATTGGACGCGAATCGTTGACAGCTGCACCATGCCAGCTAAGGACCCATAGAGGTTTCACTAAAAAAGGAGACAAAAGCATGCAACGACGCCAATGGTGGGCCACGCTGGCCCTGACCGCGATAGCCACCGTAACAAGCACTGCTTATGCCAGCACAGCGCAGGGCAACTACCCGAATGCACCGATCACGATGATCGTGCCCTTTGCCGCAGGCAGCGGCACCGATGCGGTGGCCCGGGCGGTGGGCCAGAAGCTGGGCGAGCGCCTGCAGCAGCCGGTGATTGTGGACAACCGCGCAGGCGCCAATGCGCAGATTGCGGCCGGCCTGGTGGCGAAGGCCAAGCCCGATGGCTACACCTTGTTCATGACCACCAACACCTCGCATTCGGCCAACCCCTGGCTGGTCAAAAGCCTGAAGTACGACCCGATCAAGGATTTCACGCCGATCGCCCGCGTGGGCGAGCTGCCGTTTGCGCTGGCGGTGCACCCTTCCGTGCCGGCCGATTCTGTGCAGGCGCTGATCGACTACGCCAAGGCCAACCCGGGCAAACTTTCGTACGCGACACCGAACAGCACGTCGCTGGTGGCGTCCGAGACGCTGCGTTTTCTGTCCAAGACCGATATCGTCGGCGTTCCCTACAAATCCAGCCCGCAGGCGCTGACCGACCTGATGGGCAACCAGGTGCAGATGTATGTGGTGGACCTGGGCTCGGGCTGGAGCATGCTCAAGACCGACCGGGTGCGCACCCTGGCTGTGACCGCCGCCAAGGGCAGCAAGATCCTGCCCAATGTGCCGCCCATCGGCAAGACCTTGCCCGGCTTTGACATCACCTCCTGGAACGGCATTTTTGCGCCAGCGGGCACGCCCCCGGAGGTGGTCAACAAGATCAATGGCGCCTTGCAGGCCGTGCTGGCCGATGAGGCGGTGCAAAAGCAGCTCGAGCAGATCGGTTTTGAAGTCTGGCCCACGAAGACGCCGCAGGAGTTTGCGCAGTATGTGAGCGAGCAGCTGGCGTACTGGGGGCGCCTGGTCAAACAGGCCGATATCCCGGCGCAATAGGTCTGGGCTCTGCCCCCGACGTCTTTGTTAACCCTTACAGAATGACTGCTCCACGATGACTTCGCGCTACCTGATCCGAGCCTCCGAGGTAGAGGCTTACAGCCCGGCCAACCATACCGGAACCATCAACCGCCGCCTGGTGAGCCAGGCCAATGTGGGCGCCCAGCACATGGAAGTGGTGCTCGGCGAGATTGCCAAGGGCGGGGGCGCGCTGCCCCATGCCCACCCCGGCATGGAGCAGGCCTGCTACCTGCTGGAGGGCACGGCCCATGTGGAGGTGGAGGGCGAAAGCTTTGAGATGCTGCCGGGCGATACCTGCTTTTTTCCGGCCGACAAGATGCATATCTTCCAGACCACCAGCGATACGCCGGCCAAGCTGCTGGTGATCTACAGCCCGCCTTATGGCGAGAACCCAGAGCGGGTGCGCCGGCCGGCCTGAGCGGCGATGTGACCCTGCGCCGTGCACGGCACCGCGCCACTGATTGAGTATTGAGGACCGCAACACCATGGATTTCGCCCTGACCGAAGAGCAGCAACAGATCATCGATGCCATCGAGAAAGTCTGCGCGCCGTTTGATGCCGACTACTGGCATGCCCGTGACAACGATGGCGCTTTTCCTGAAGATTTTTACCGCGCGCTGGCCGATGCCGGCTGGCTGGGCATTGCGATGCCCGAGGCCTATGGCGGGGCCGGCCTGGGCATCACCGAGGCGGCCTTGATGATGCACACGATCTCGGCCACCGGCGCGGGCCTGTCGGGCGCGTCTGCGGTGCACATGAACATCTTTGGCCTGCACCCGGTGGTGGTCTATGGCACCGAAGAACAAAAGGCACGCATGCTGCCGCCACTGATTGCCGGCAAGGACAAGGCCTGCTTTGGCGTGACCGAGCCCAACACGGGGCTGAACACGCTCAAGCTCAAGACCCGCGCGGTGCGCGATGGCGACCACTATGTGGTGCATGGGCAGAAGGTCTTCATCTCGACTGCGCAGCAGGCCAGCAAGATCTTGCTGCTGGCGCGCACCAAGCCGGTGGAGGAATGCAAGGGCACCGAAGGCCTGTCGCTGTTCTACACTGACTTTGACCGCAGCAAGATCGAGGTGCATGAGATCGCCAAGATGGGCCGCAAATGCGTGGACACCAACCAGCTGTTCATCGATGGGCTGCGCATCCCGGTAGAGGACCGCATTGGCGAGGAGAACCGGGGCTTTGAATACATCCTGCATGGCATGAACCCCGAGCGCATTCTGATTGCCTGCGAAGCGATTGGCCTGGGCCGTGCGGCGCTGGGCCGCGCCACGCAGTACGCCCGCGAGCGCGAGGTGTTCAACCGCCCGATTGGGCAGAACCAGGGCATCCAGCACCCGCTGGCCGAGCGCTGGATGGAGCTGGAAGCGGCCTTTTTGCTGGCGATGAAGGCGGCCTGGCTGTATGACCGCCACCAGCCTTGCGCGGCCGAGGCCAATGCGGCCAAGTTCCTGGGGGCGGAGGCGGGCTTCAAGGCCTGCGAGACGGCCATCTTCACCCATGGCGGCATGGGTTACGCCAAGGAGTTCCATGTCGAGCGGCTGATGCGCGAGAGCTGGATTCCGCGCCTGGCGCCGGTGAGCCCGCAACTGATTCTGTGCTTTATCGCAGAGAAGGTGCTGGGCCTGCCCAAGTCCTACTAGGCGGCGCCATGCGCAGTGCGCTGCCGGGCCATGCCCCTCGCCGTGCGGCCAGCCCGCACTGGCTGGGGCATGATACGCAGATGAAGACCCATTTGCTGCGTTATTTTGTGGTGCTGGCCGAGGAGCTGCATTTTGGCCGCGCCGCCCAGCGCCTGGCCATTACCCAGCCTCCGCTGTCGGTGGCCATCAAATCGCTCGAAGAAGATTTGGGTGTGCGGCTGCTCGAGCGCGATGCCAAGCAGGTGCGGCTGACCGATGCCGGCGCCGCCTTTTTGATCGAGGCGCGCCAGGTGCTCAGCCAGATACAGCGCGCAGCGGACGTGGCGCGCAATGTGGCCCAGGGGCGCCAGGGCCAGCTGGACATTGGCGTGACCGGCTCGATGATCTACCGCGACCTGCCCCATGTGATGCAGGCCTTTGCCCAGCAGCGGCCCGATATCGACATCACCTTGCATGAGATGTCCACCACCGAGCAGCAGGCGGCCATTCTGCGCGGCCAGCTCCAAGGCGGTTTTGTCAACATCATCACGCCCGCGCCGGGGCTGGCGCTCTGGCCGCTGGCGCCCGATACCCTCGTTTGCTGCCTGCCGGAAAACCACCCCCAGGCGCAGCAAGCCAGCCTGGATTTGCGCAGCCTGGCCCATGAGCGCTTTGTGATGTTTGTGCGCGATGTCAGCCCGGCCAATTACGACAATGTGATCGCCTGCCTGCACAACGCTGGCATCCACCCGCGCACCAGCCACGCGGTGCGCCAGTGGCTGGCCGTTATTTCGCTGGTTGCCATTGGCCAGGGCGTGGCGCTGGTGCCCTCGTGCATGCAGCGGGCCGGCATGGCCGGTGTGCGCTATGTGCCGCTGCACAGCAACCATGGCCAGACGGCGCTGACCGCCGGTGCCTTTGTCTGGCACCCGCAAAGCCGCTCGGCGGCGCTGGATGCGCTGATCGAGGTGATCAAGGCGCCGAGGACAGGTGCGGCCGGCTAGGTGCGGCCGGCTAGGTGCAGCCGGCTAGGTACGGCCAGCTAGGCGCCCCCGGCTAGGCGCCCCCGGCTAGGCGCCCCCGGCTAGGCACGGCCAGCTGGGCGCCCCCAACTAGGCTTTCAAGAAAAACAGCACCGCCATCACCAAACCCGTCAGCACAATGCCGGCACGCAACCACTGCGGCGCAATCTTGCGCGCCACCCGGGCGCCCAGGTAGCCGCCCAAGGTGGCAGCGACCATCATCAGCAAGGCGGGCTGCCACTGCACGACGCCGCCAGCGGCATAGATGGCGACGGCAATGGCGGTCAGCAGTGCGGAGACCAGGTTCTTGGTGCCATTCATCGCATGCAGGTTGGTCTGGCCCAGCAAGCCCAGCAGTGCGAGCAGCAAGATGCCCAGGCCGCCATTGAAGTAGCCGCCATAAACAGAAACCGCCAGCATGCCCAGCGCGGCCTTGCCGCGTGAGGGCGTGGCGCCGTGCTGCGCGCCCATGGCCCACTGGCGCAGCTGCGGGCCAAAGGCAAACATGGCAGTCGCTGCCAGCAGCAGCCAGGGCACGATCTTGCGGAAGGCCGCCTCGGGCGTGACCAGCAGCAGGGCAGCCCCCGCTGCGCCGCCGACGAGCGCGAGCAGCATCACCGCCTTCATCGACAGGCCGGGCGGGGCCTGCATATCGTCCTTGAAACCCCAGGCGCCAGCCGCATAGCCCGGCAGCAGCGCGACCGTGCCGGTGGCATTGGCAACGACCGGCGGCACACCGGTAAACACCAGCGCAGGCAGGGTCAGAAAGCTGCCGCCTCCGGCGACGGCATTGAGCGCGCCGGCCACCAGGGCAGCGGCCAGCAAGATGGCGGTGTCGAGCATGTCTCCTCCTGTTATGCGCCGGCGGTTGCGGGGTGCCGCAGCCAGCACGGCCTTTATGAGAAGGATTCTAGGTAGTAATGGCGCAAAGAAGCGGCTCGATTAGTCGCTCAAAAGTCATCATTGCCTTGAGGCGGGCGCGCCCAATGGGCGGGCTGCGGGCCCCGTGCCTTACTTCTGGTATGGGTCGGCAAAGCCCAGCTCTTGCAGGATGGCCGTCTCGTAGGCTTCCATCTCCTGGGCATCCTGCTCGCTGGTTTCATGGTCCCAGCCCTGGGCGTGCAAAGTGCCATGCACCAGCAGGTGGGCATAGT encodes the following:
- a CDS encoding amino acid deaminase → MQPDFLIDARSKSYPLAAAPTQASNLAARGWNVLRDDLPYPLAVIRQSALAHNARWMQDYAARRQIQFAPHGKTTMSPQLFDLQLKGGAWGLTFATIFQLAVGVEAGARRAIIANQVVAPADLDGLDALLSLHADLRVWFLVDSISQLRCIEDWSRARNSARRFDVLIEVGIPGQRTGVRSQEDALALAQAIHASSSAQLGGIECYEGGLTQCDSAHDIPAVAELVRRVVEIAKACDAQGLLPEEAPILSAGGSAIFDLVVPLLQGAGLSRAFTGVLRSGCYITHDHGNYRRLLKLVEQREGVDTSLQAALEVWAMVQSVPEPSLALLTCGRRDISYDLEMPSVQRHAPRGSQEAQTAPAGWTISALNDQHAYLRFDPAQGAPAVGDRIALGISHPCTTFDKWRWIPVVDDAWNLVDAIETRF
- a CDS encoding MurR/RpiR family transcriptional regulator; this encodes MASLKTALSLQVLQQQQAALPLAQRQVIDVILRDPGAAVLATVEQLALQANVSMPTIVRMCRRFGYASVREFMVALAQTLAVSGSHLHRSVQQDDSTAEVVSKIVHAAAGAIANLGQRLDAALIDEVASKMAKASRIDCYSVGAASSFMAQELQSRLFRLGLTSNAIFDAHQQLVSASTLGKNGVAFVISHVGRMPYTLEAAQFAKQQGATVVALTQPDTPLAEMADHVLAVTVPQDAVMRVGTEAYLAHLVVIEIMMVRLAQILGPRVVTGMQQYKRLLETHGFDSYEYMGFQQPAQQRKGGPVPDAAAPSQQQGKTAG
- a CDS encoding N-acyl-D-amino-acid deacylase family protein, coding for MERRVWLSNGTVVDGTGLSEFVGDVWLQGGRIVGVFARDGAVDAAQQAALDGWKAQDPLQIDCTAKVIAPGFIDVHTHDDAAALNSPAMLPKLSQGVTTVIAGNCGISLAPVVTAHPPAPLSLLGDQQFRFGSMRDYAAAVDAAQPSINIAALLGHTSLRIKHMADLSRPANATEREAMAQDMHEAMQAGALGLSSGIFYREAYAADMQELVAVATVAARHGGVYATHIRDELEGILEAMLEAAGTAQQSGLPLVLSHHKCAGSANWGRTLQTLPLVDKLAQQQELAMDVYPYTAGSTVLREDLVDGVIDILITRSEPHPEVGGRYLRDIAADWGISEYDACVRLKPGNACYFQMREDDVERVIRHPLAMIGSDGLPNDERPHPRLWGAFPRVLAMYWRDKGVLSLAQAVHKMTGMSAQRFRMADRGLLAAGKAADVVVFDPARIQDQATFENPKQRSVGVEAVWVNGVLSYTEEAGALPARAGRFVRRVVPA
- a CDS encoding dihydrofolate reductase family protein, giving the protein MQCSSFIATSLDGFIAKTDGSLDWLNAANATVPEGEDCGYAQYMAGVDVILMGRKTFETVLSFGAWPYDKPVYVLSRQWNALPAGAPATAQLWKGSLPALSAHLAASGVRAAYVDGGQLIQSFINAQLLDAITITRIPVLLGSGLPLFGPLADGCSTVAAQHLQTRSYDFGFVQSDYRLHYAAAGQSQDDTQVEI
- a CDS encoding Bug family tripartite tricarboxylate transporter substrate binding protein — encoded protein: MQRRQWWATLALTAIATVTSTAYASTAQGNYPNAPITMIVPFAAGSGTDAVARAVGQKLGERLQQPVIVDNRAGANAQIAAGLVAKAKPDGYTLFMTTNTSHSANPWLVKSLKYDPIKDFTPIARVGELPFALAVHPSVPADSVQALIDYAKANPGKLSYATPNSTSLVASETLRFLSKTDIVGVPYKSSPQALTDLMGNQVQMYVVDLGSGWSMLKTDRVRTLAVTAAKGSKILPNVPPIGKTLPGFDITSWNGIFAPAGTPPEVVNKINGALQAVLADEAVQKQLEQIGFEVWPTKTPQEFAQYVSEQLAYWGRLVKQADIPAQ
- a CDS encoding cupin domain-containing protein, which encodes MTSRYLIRASEVEAYSPANHTGTINRRLVSQANVGAQHMEVVLGEIAKGGGALPHAHPGMEQACYLLEGTAHVEVEGESFEMLPGDTCFFPADKMHIFQTTSDTPAKLLVIYSPPYGENPERVRRPA
- a CDS encoding acyl-CoA dehydrogenase family protein, whose product is MDFALTEEQQQIIDAIEKVCAPFDADYWHARDNDGAFPEDFYRALADAGWLGIAMPEAYGGAGLGITEAALMMHTISATGAGLSGASAVHMNIFGLHPVVVYGTEEQKARMLPPLIAGKDKACFGVTEPNTGLNTLKLKTRAVRDGDHYVVHGQKVFISTAQQASKILLLARTKPVEECKGTEGLSLFYTDFDRSKIEVHEIAKMGRKCVDTNQLFIDGLRIPVEDRIGEENRGFEYILHGMNPERILIACEAIGLGRAALGRATQYAREREVFNRPIGQNQGIQHPLAERWMELEAAFLLAMKAAWLYDRHQPCAAEANAAKFLGAEAGFKACETAIFTHGGMGYAKEFHVERLMRESWIPRLAPVSPQLILCFIAEKVLGLPKSY
- a CDS encoding LysR family transcriptional regulator; its protein translation is MKTHLLRYFVVLAEELHFGRAAQRLAITQPPLSVAIKSLEEDLGVRLLERDAKQVRLTDAGAAFLIEARQVLSQIQRAADVARNVAQGRQGQLDIGVTGSMIYRDLPHVMQAFAQQRPDIDITLHEMSTTEQQAAILRGQLQGGFVNIITPAPGLALWPLAPDTLVCCLPENHPQAQQASLDLRSLAHERFVMFVRDVSPANYDNVIACLHNAGIHPRTSHAVRQWLAVISLVAIGQGVALVPSCMQRAGMAGVRYVPLHSNHGQTALTAGAFVWHPQSRSAALDALIEVIKAPRTGAAG
- a CDS encoding sulfite exporter TauE/SafE family protein; its protein translation is MLDTAILLAAALVAGALNAVAGGGSFLTLPALVFTGVPPVVANATGTVALLPGYAAGAWGFKDDMQAPPGLSMKAVMLLALVGGAAGAALLLVTPEAAFRKIVPWLLLAATAMFAFGPQLRQWAMGAQHGATPSRGKAALGMLAVSVYGGYFNGGLGILLLALLGLLGQTNLHAMNGTKNLVSALLTAIAVAIYAAGGVVQWQPALLMMVAATLGGYLGARVARKIAPQWLRAGIVLTGLVMAVLFFLKA